GTTTATAGCATCTCAATGTATAAACTGGGCACTGAATCTATACATGGAGTTCATGAATAGGTCAAAGTCAGGCATTAATTTGATAGGGAAAGGTCACGCATTATAAATTATGGAGTTCACAAATAGGTTAATATGAGACAATAATATAGGCCAACATTTCAGAATGTCATTGAACCTTTTATAAATGGCAAACTCACCTAAAACACTACATTCACATCCACCAAATATCATCCCACATAATAACAGCATGAATCAAAATGTAAACTTACAGGAAGCCCACATCTGTTTAACGCGGTAGCTGTCGTCAATATTGCCCACCTGCCAAGGATTGCAATATTTCGCTCACCAACAGCATTCTTCATGCAATTATTGGTTGCTAGCATTAGACAATACAGACCAACGTTTGGGTCTGAGAAAGCAACACCATTGGACGAAAGTATATGCTTCTCAGTTGCCGAATTTATTTGGAAACCAAGCATGTGTATTAAAGAAAGAGAGTAATTCCCCAGCTCCCACTGCAAATCAAGGAGAGTCATTTGTAAGGTATGACATCTGAAAAACCATGGATATGACATATACCGTAGTAGTGTCTTCTTAATAAAAATTCTTATGttaaaactatttaaaatcaAGGCACCTCCAAAAGGCTTGCTAACCAATAATCGTCCTTCTCAATTGCAAATGGTAGCATAAACTTTGTAATTAAGTGTCTCTCTAGTGGTCCACCACGCCCCTCAACAAGCCGACAAATCACTAACGCAAGCTGTTCATCGCCAAGGTTCTTTGCACAAATATTGACAGCAGAAGAAGTATCACCTCCAAGCAGAAAGAAAGCAATAGCTAATTCCAGTTGATGTCTCCCCATTAAGACATATGCATTCTTCAAAGCAGCTGCCTTATTTTTCTCCTCCTGTAAGAATAAAATGTGGATGCATGTTAAGACAACCTACCATCAAATGATTAGCCTGACATCGGGCGGGGGGAGATATGTATCAGACTCGCACCAAGAAATGAAGACAAGAAAAGTCACAACAAGGACGAAGACCTCAAGAAGAAATATTTCTAAAGTTTTCTTCTCCATATTCTTGTAAGTAAATGTATACATACATAACCAGACTATAACTTAACCTGAAAATTACGTGAAAGAAATCCAACAAGGGGCTTATCCTTCTCATCCTTGCTAATTTTGAAAAGGCCAGACAAAACTTGAATTCTATTCAGTGCTATGTATAGCAATGCACAATCTTTAGGATCTTTCCTTTTTAGATACTGCAATCTTGCCAGTTTCTCCATCTACAGtgagtaaaaaaaaaccctcgAGTCAGTCAAAGCTGCATAACATCATGAAGAGAATTTTAATCTTTATATTTCTAGCACAAATAATGAAGCTGCATAAAGTCTTCAGAGATCTTAAACATAATGATAAGTAGATAACCAAAAATACtgcacaaaaataaagattaaaCAAAATAACTGCCTTTTGAAACTTATCATTGCTTATGGGAAATCAATTTCTTTTCCCTTGGTACACTGGTCAACACCATGCATATGTATCCTACGAAAATGAATGGACACCAAACAGGTTTAGCTActatgcttttttttaaatttaattttatttaattttctgtttttttttttttttggggccaGATAACAGCTTCGGaaattggaaagaaagaaCCAACTTTTCTGGTGACATAAAAAGAGTGCTATTTTCCTAGTTTAGTGCATTAAGAAATAttaagaataataaattaaagtattACCCTTGAACGCAATTGTGCTGTATTTGTAAACCAAAATCCAATACCCAGATTCCGCATTTCTTGCCAAGATGGATCATTAGGTAGGAAAGACCCAAATAAGTTTTCCTGGCAATCAGAGTGGTAGGCCCATCCAATCAACTTGGAGTCAACAACCAACTCCTCCACAGATGCCAATCTACCATGCTTTCTGAAAGAATGTAGTTGCTGAAACCTCAATGCAACCCAAAACCTACAAAGAATGAATATGTAAGAATAAAATAACagaaatggagaaaaaaagaagttaaaacaATTTTAGAATCATTCTCAAGAATAATGATATCAAAAGTAcagtaaattaaacaatttaaagaaaattatgggCAAATGGTATAGTTATATGCAACACTACTAGATGAAAATAGTTCACCATAGCTCAAATGTTTATAGTTGGATAATTTTACCTAACTTAAACAAAGAGatctttcaaaattttaccaaaaccTGTAAGGGACTACAACATCCCCAAATGTCAGATTTGTGGCATGTAACCACCCCAAGAATATAAAGGTTTGAATGACAGTTTTTAAGGGCAAACAATGATGCAAGACTATTTctataatgaaaataaaaataaacatgagATTCATGTAAACCACAAGCTAATCAAGGTTAACAAATCCTTGAATTCTTTACAAACTGCATCCTACATTTGGATATCTTCCTTAGTGTGCATCCTACACAGGACAGGAGCAGAATAAAACAACTGGATATACCTTTTATCTTAGTTCCATTCCACCCTTTCTAGCAAAACAGGACTGGGAATGCATAGTCTTCAGTAGTCAACAGGTTATCTAATCAAAAGTTTAATTCACTAAACATTTCATTCTAAGGAAAAAAGACCAGAACATAAAACAACATGAACCTAGTACGTAAAATCTTTCAGCAGATCTTCTTTAAGAATCACAAAATCTCACAAAATCTCCGGAAAGTATCCGTAATTCCAGTAACATGCATTCACTGCTTTTTGAGAAGCATAGGGCATTTGGTGGGGAAGAAGGCAGAAGCTTTAACAAATTGTTTGTATTGGCTGAGTTTTGTAGGGTGTGTATGGAACAAAATATAAGGGTCTCTAAAAAGTATAGAGGGGAGGGTGCAGAGGTATTGTGGGATAGTTATCCGTTTTGGTTTCTTTAGGGTTTTGGGACATACCATTTTGTCTAGGTATGCAAATTGGAAGGCTGTTGTCACTTAAAATCCAGTTTTGCTTGTTTTGATGTAAAGTAATTATACTGTATTTTAGCTAGAAATTAGAGTTTGTTCactgttttgttttcagtGGACAGCTTGTCCACTGTGAATGCACCTTTAgttatatttgaaaaaatgatTCACATAGAAAATACAGAAAGGATGTAGTCAACAAAAGTCAGAGTTACCTCCGTCCAGGTTCATCAAGACTTTCATATGCAGAACCAGAGTGTGAATTAGTCATTTCAATAAGAAGATCTATAATAGAAAGAATTTGAATCTTCTCCATGTCACTTATAGCCGCTGACTTGTATAACTTCTCAAAAGGCTCAACAAAGTCACTAAGTTCAGTTTTTGTTGAGGATGAATTCAACTGATTACTGGAAGCATAGGAGTCCAAACTGTATGTAAATTGGTCCAAGTTTCTTTGAAACTGAGAAGATGAAGTAACTAGAGAAGCATCACCGCTCCATTGAAATCCTCTGTCATTTGAATATACTGAGATACGTGCATCAAAAAAACTTGACAAAGGAATTTGTGGAACACAAATGCTACATTTTGCAGGGCTATACTTCCTCTCAGGAGAAGAattagaagaaagaaactcaTTAAGATGCCTCAGAGCAATGTAAGCACGCTTCCAATTTCCTAGACACATTACAGATTCCATGTTTATTaacataattaaatattagaaaCACGCttacttgaaaagaaaaaaaaaagtgatctAAGAAGTCCAAACAGGCAACATTAGGAAACTGCTAACAGAGAAAAAACAGACACGCAGAGAGGtagggagggaggagagagagggggcaGTGGATGGAAGATTTTAACCAGTATTACATAACTCAGTTGAACATCTGAATTTAAAAATGGTATTCTAGTTCTTGGTTTCTAACACGATATGCTACTTCACCAAAATAAGTAAACTACTGAAATAATACCTGAATAGATATTCATAAAGAGGGCCTCTGGGTGATAAACTGGCAGAGATCCATTTAACTTCTCGATCACTTCATGCATGTTCCATAAACCTAGCTTGGTAGCCGAACCACACTTCAGTTGAGCCCTTGCTAAAAACAAGCTGCTGGACAGATAATCCTTTTTCAAATCAATCTCCAATGGTATACCGGACTTGCAATCTCTTCTACTGTCACCAAGTAATATTTTCTTGAATTGATCAAGTCCACAATCAATGAACACCGTAGAATCAATATCTTCTTCCATTCTACCCAAATAATCCGGGCAATTTGGATCGACATTAGCAAGATGTTTCTTATTTATAGGGAACAGCCACTGACTATTTACACAAAAGTAACTATTGTGAACAAATATAGCCGTTGCTCTGGGGCCCCAAAAGAAGTCATAAATGGGAGGGAAAGTACGAGTAGACGCAATGCAAACCCAGATGTCctttttcaataattttcCAGAGTTTAATAAAGTCTGACCACCACAACGCTGCTGAGAATATACTTGCAACTGATTCTGTGTGCAGGCTCCAAGCAGTAACTGACCATTTCCACAGTATAGCCAATTTAAAGCAACAAGATCTTGACCAAAGGATAATGTATCCTCTAACATAAAAGTCCCCGCATCTGCAAGGAGTACAGGGTCCCATATACGAAGATTACTAATAGTATTTGAAGGAAGCTCCTTGCAGATGGTTGCTATCTTACGACCACAATCCGATAAGCATATAGAGCTAATGGGTCCTTGATGTGCCACTAACATACCCACAAGTTCCCATGGAATTTGAGGTGTTGATGGCTTATCCATGTTACTCCTCCACAATTTCAAGCTACCATCAGAGCAGCCTGTAGCCAGTATATATGGAGGACAGCATCGATCAATAGTAGAAGCCAAACTTTTTTCTATACGGATCAATCTACCCGGACAGACCACAGCAAAACTTGAAACATCATCATGCGTGTGAGGATCTGGTATCTTTGACGAACAAGGTTTTACATTAAGACAATATCTTTCATTGGCAAAAGTAGTTTCAAATCGCCACATACTGCCTTCAGGAGCACTTCCAGCATCAAATTGACACTCACAGTAGCTTCTTGATAAATCAAAAGAATGCAAGGTGATTTCCCAAGAAAGAGCCTGAAACCCATTCATCCATACACCCAAAAGCATAAATTTATtagattttagggttttatgACAAGTCGAAGGCAAAGGAATTGAAAAGATACTAGTGGGACCATTCTCATATGGACCATGACCTGTAAAAGGTATTGTGCATAAGTAGTGACACTCTATACTTTCTTCCTCATTATGATGGAATTTTACAACAAAGCAATCAACGCCTCCAGCATGTCCCATAAGAAGAACAACTGCTTCATTTACTATTGACGGTGCCCACCTCAAGCTTGTATATTTGGAACATGATCCTTGTGTTACAAGTTTCCCACAAAGCTCCCATGTTGGAATTAGTGTTGGACGGCCCAAAATGCAGTTGGAAATGgtagaaaaaaaccaaaatagaaGCAGTCCACAAGAATCTAGAGAGACAGCCAATTCAACTTCGCAGCTATAAGGATGCACAGCTACTTGTAAGATTCTTCCAGCATGACCATCCAAATTCAAGAGTCCACCAGCTGAACATGATAAGATGTTCCCAGTACCAGAATTATTAAGGGATATATCCTCGGCATTATTTGAAGTTTGAGTATATAATTGTGACCAAACCAAGGAATTACAAGGTAATAACTGAACAAAAGAACATAATGTTGGTGGACCAGACAAGCAGTTCCTCGAGATAACAACTTTATTAAGAGGTATTCCATCTTTATAATTAGAAAGTCCCCCCTTTAGCCCTTGTAGTTTTTGTGTCTTCCATAAGGTGACCCGCGGAAATCTTATTGGGGAGACATCATCAAGACAGTGTATAGCCCAGAAATTGACCAACATTCCAGGGCCAGACCCAATTAACCACTCACAGTTACCAGGTTGATCTTGCTCATAACCTTttccaaagaaaatttgtttAGCTCCCTCACTAGTTTTATGTACACCCCCAATTTCTGTGGCCCACATCAGATATATATCAGTGCCTAGAATCCCATTCAGTGCCTGATTTATCTCAATTACAGCGGCTACAGAAAATGAACACCTCATTGTTTTGTGGTCATTAATGTCCTTACCAACTTTTCTTCCCCTTCCATCATCAACCTCGCACCATAACCTTGCAGTTCCATCTGCGCTACACGTGAGTAACACTTGCCTCGGTGGATGTTTTGCATCTCTATTTAAACTTCCTGTTAATGGCCTCCATTGAATCATTGAGATCAGATGAGGATGATGTAGCTCGGATGTCAAAAAACCAGATTTTCCAACACGTTGGCATACTAGCACACATTTGCTAGCCTTATTGGTCAACAATCCTTCAGTCTGATAAGCTGCAGTTGCAAAAGGTCCTTCAACAGACCACGTTGCAGAGACCATACTTTGTGGCATGTCTGCTTTAAACTTCCAAGCAATTTCCCAAGACCTGCCATTTCTTTTCCACAAAACCACATCAATTCCACCGGCAATAATTCCATCCCCTGAGCCCGTCCATCTCATTGCCTCGACCTTTGTAGATTGTACAAGTACTGCATTCTGGCTCCAACAAAAAGAACCTGAATATGAGTAAAAAGATTTGAAATTTAAGACATACAAACCAAATTAAGAACAGAATCCAGATGCACTgcatataaattatttaaggaaTGCAGAAAACCATAATAATTTCAACTAGTTATAATCAAAAGGTCACTTTGTTTTTTCCTCATTCGTCTTCTCATAAACCAAACTGAAAATTATAACATTTATCCTCCTTACTATACATGCAAATTCCAGCTGCCAATTCAGAATCTCAACATTTCGCCTCATTTTCTATCTCAATTTTCTTAGCTACCAATCAGGAAACATGGAACTTTTACTGCAGACAGTTACACACCTTCTGTTACTAGACATTCACTCAAGTCTTGCTGTCAATTCAAAACCTTTAACATTTCACCCCATTTCTCAGTAACCAAACTAAAACAACCTCCAACCCTCACGCACCTTTGGACCTGGCCGAATCATGCGAGAACACCCAAACGCAATTCTCAGCCGCGGCAGCTAGCTCACCGATCGAGGGCGTGGACGGGGACCAAGAGACGGCTTCGACTGCCGACGAGGGGTCGCCGGAGAGCTCGAAGATTTGACGGAAAATGGGTCCTATTACAGTTTCGGCATCGGAGAGTGGGGAGGGGAAGTGGGAGATCACTAGGAGCGAGGAGGCTCCGTAGGCGACCCATGAGAGGTCTAGAAAGTCCGGCAGCCAGTCGAGGGTGCATCCGGGTGGATCGGATCGGGTCGGGGCGGGAGGAGTTGGGTCGGATGGTAGGAATTGGAGAGGAAGGTGGTGGGTGGGGTCCACGGCTGAGGGTAGGTCTACGTCTGGCATTGGGTTTTTGGGTTTCAGAGGACAAAGTGAGTGaagaacagaagaagaaggaagaaggaagaaggaagaacGCAGAGGTTTAAGGACCAGAGCAGAGCACACGGTAAAATGTGCGCGTGCGTGTATTTGTTGCACGAAGATAACGACGTCGTCTGCATCAAACGACACAAAGAAAATTGCATcctccaaccaaaaaaataaaagggttaATTACAATTTAGTACCTTACATTTACACTCAGACATGTTAGTCtctatcttttaaatttttacaaTCACATATcctgaatttttaaatttgttataatGTGGTTCCGTCGTTAGGGATTCTGTTACATCTCTCCGTTAGTTGCCTACGTGGCATTTATAAGTcccaacattttctttttttaattttaaattgattaatgtatgaataaaatataatttttttgaaaaaattgaagaaaaagaggagaaaaaaaaaatcttagtTTATGCAACTAGGGTTTATATGGAAgaccaaaatttttaaaatattatcttaGTTCTTCTCCCCCTTTCCCCATGACCACCACACCCTTCTCCCCCCTTCCTTTTCCCTTTATTCACATCCTTACTCTTCAATATCGAAACAATTGATGTCATAAAGAAATTCTCCAGGGTACCAATTTTTGGCAAATCAGTATGATGGTCctctttaataaaaattgGTCCAGCCAAGCACAAAGCGCACTTCATCTTGTTCCAATACACAAAGGGGCCTAAGTTATAATAGTTTGTCAAGGTCCGTATCTGTTCAGAAACAACATTAGTAACCTGTCGTTCATAATTGGTAGCTATTCCTTTAAGAAACTTACATGCAGTCCTCCTCATAATATGAATATCACATTCCATATCCCTCTTAATGAACTCAATATAGTTCACCTTAAACAGTTCTTCATCCTCATCCCTCAACCTCACAATTGAGATCACAATGTCCTGACAAATCTGTGTTATCATTAAATGTCCAGCAAAAAGATTATGATCCATGCTTGTGCTAAGGGTGGTCAAAAAATTAATAGTAGTAAGAGCTACACGATCACGGCTAGACACCTTAGACACATTCAACAATAATTTCCACACATCAATAGCAAAATCATTCCACGAGGTTTGAAAGTTTTTCCCCTCATTCTGAATACAAAGGTTAGCAACCTTGCACACGGTTGCGCGCAACTCATCAACCAGGGCAAGCCCATCAATACTACttgacaggacccaacccaatttccactttggaattcgagccaagtcccgtgcgtgtccgacacttggcaaatgtcgggcacaaaggacctttttacccttcttgcttcaattcttctttaaaattcccttagaattctgccgaaaattcggcagagtctcccctgtattttgaccattccCAAAACTTTAcacctgttaaacattcaactaatccacaccaactgccagaataattcaaataataaaatcccaactccagtttttcagtttcaatgagatatcagagcatttcctAAAGTTCAAGGTTTCAGGGATTTTCTATAAACTCTACCTGACTTGAagcgcggaagctatgactggcccggtggtggatctcgcgtacctctatggcctgggggcgaaaaacagttcgaaaaatgtgagtggaccaaaaataatgttcttcaaagcaattctcataaacataatatcccccattgtaaaaaaaaaaaatttaactaaataaaactgaatacttaccttctacatcacgcatagtcaattcaaggcattctatatcagtcatattcaagctcgaaagtttcatacaaaacccactgaattcaaagctttcataaaagtactgaaatcaattgcgtataaaaactctgtactcagacctttcataattgaataaatataaagggatctatgtccaaaaaaatcagaaaaactgatttataatagctgaaaatcaacatttaataaagaaactcagaatcctttgaaaataccaccagtatgtacccctgtcatttccgtcaattccctggcaggtctcgggcgtcacacagacttacccgagccgcaaactggcgaaatcaggggactatgatcagcctgtcccgccggcagattcctcgatgacaccaagtcaactcgagtcgctctggcaggatgcaggggaccgtagtcagcctgatccgcaatcctggcaggtctcggggacataaagtcagccgagccgcaatcctggcaggtctcgggacaccaagtctgccgagccgcaaatcctggcactcacggtccgagcgtccccgaaactcgtgaggcaaagtcaagtgcactgactgaactataatcagactggatgtccgtagacatcggtccgactctgggtaatcaccataaagaaaatgggtacaaggtgggtttaaaatagattcctttagaaaatccgattaaaactgaaatctcaaattgtgctgctgtctcatctgatttcaacctcaaactctgtttctataacttttaaataagcagcacatatttataaaactgttactgtactgatcaagtttagaaccgtaataaaacttactcaagatcaaataaagaaacttattcaaataaattcatttctaaaaacatatttatataaaatcaatataaactcatttataaaacttatttatataaaagcacatcaatcattcatgaaatctgatttatgaaagaaggtccactcactgatggtccgagctacttcgatccctcagaggtctccttttaaaatcctgtcgggctcctggtgcctgattaccccgaaagattaaattaataaactgctgaataaaacgaaattcaactaaacaccctgcccccggctcctaaaaatacgtgcttttcaaCTCAAATTACTCCTATACCCACATTAGCATTTTCAGACAGTTGGACCAGTTTTTGGGAGGTCCGATACTCAGCTAAACGataactgtcagatcggccgacccgggacccgtggggtccacggtctccgatggccaatctggactTCCCTGAAGATTTCTCATAggacgggaaccatgttctgcgaatttggcccgaaacggacggtcggattggccaaaatcgcgttatcgcttaaaaccctaaccctagccccagggttcgcgattccggagtatccgggactccgattcgcaatccgtcgaatcctacgcgatcctgaaatcacgtagaccgacatatccaaaattcagcgcgatccaatgATCACATGACACTGCATCCACGGACcgcgcaatatggaaaatccgttc
The Prunus dulcis chromosome 2, ALMONDv2, whole genome shotgun sequence DNA segment above includes these coding regions:
- the LOC117617618 gene encoding uncharacterized protein LOC117617618 isoform X4, translating into MPDVDLPSAVDPTHHLPLQFLPSDPTPPAPTRSDPPGCTLDWLPDFLDLSWVAYGASSLLVISHFPSPLSDAETVIGPIFRQIFELSGDPSSAVEAVSWSPSTPSIGELAAAAENCVWVFSHDSARSKGSFCWSQNAVLVQSTKVEAMRWTGSGDGIIAGGIDVVLWKRNGRSWEIAWKFKADMPQSMVSATWSVEGPFATAAYQTEGLLTNKASKCVLVCQRVGKSGFLTSELHHPHLISMIQWRPLTGSLNRDAKHPPRQVLLTCSADGTARLWCEVDDGRGRKVGKDINDHKTMRCSFSVAAVIEINQALNGILGTDIYLMWATEIGGVHKTSEGAKQIFFGKGYEQDQPGNCEWLIGSGPGMLVNFWAIHCLDDVSPIRFPRVTLWKTQKLQGLKGGLSNYKDGIPLNKVVISRNCLSGPPTLCSFVQLLPCNSLVWSQLYTQTSNNAEDISLNNSGTGNILSCSAGGLLNLDGHAGRILQVAVHPYSCEVELAVSLDSCGLLLFWFFSTISNCILGRPTLIPTWELCGKLVTQGSCSKYTSLRWAPSIVNEAVVLLMGHAGGVDCFVVKFHHNEEESIECHYLCTIPFTGHGPYENGPTSIFSIPLPSTCHKTLKSNKFMLLGVWMNGFQALSWEITLHSFDLSRSYCECQFDAGSAPEGSMWRFETTFANERYCLNVKPCSSKIPDPHTHDDVSSFAVVCPGRLIRIEKSLASTIDRCCPPYILATGCSDGSLKLWRSNMDKPSTPQIPWELVGMLVAHQGPISSICLSDCGRKIATICKELPSNTISNLRIWDPVLLADAGTFMLEDTLSFGQDLVALNWLYCGNGQLLLGACTQNQLQVYSQQRCGGQTLLNSGKLLKKDIWVCIASTRTFPPIYDFFWGPRATAIFVHNSYFCVNSQWLFPINKKHLANVDPNCPDYLGRMEEDIDSTVFIDCGLDQFKKILLGDSRRDCKSGIPLEIDLKKDYLSSSLFLARAQLKCGSATKLGLWNMHEVIEKLNGSLPVYHPEALFMNIYSGNWKRAYIALRHLNEFLSSNSSPERKYSPAKCSICVPQIPLSSFFDARISVYSNDRGFQWSGDASLVTSSSQFQRNLDQFTYSLDSYASSNQLNSSSTKTELSDFVEPFEKLYKSAAISDMEKIQILSIIDLLIEMTNSHSGSAYESLDEPGRRFWVALRFQQLHSFRKHGRLASVEELVVDSKLIGWAYHSDCQENLFGSFLPNDPSWQEMRNLGIGFWFTNTAQLRSRMEKLARLQYLKRKDPKDCALLYIALNRIQVLSGLFKISKDEKDKPLVGFLSRNFQEEKNKAAALKNAYVLMGRHQLELAIAFFLLGGDTSSAVNICAKNLGDEQLALVICRLVEGRGGPLERHLITKFMLPFAIEKDDYWLASLLEWELGNYSLSLIHMLGFQINSATEKHILSSNGVAFSDPNVGLYCLMLATNNCMKNAVGERNIAILGRWAILTTATALNRCGLPLEALEYLSSLPTIRGDTDERGMSDLGHSENLHAILNPSPINSFNWLSSYVAFDLEFQGKLDLTLQYLSKLVREHPSWVDIAFGSSEASTCVKGYENHEYVKVLESFQQKLYTAVHLLEQKFSVVPFHLISLILILLQDHGLWFVGFDILHGYTSQHQELDKTQTVDRFLSYALMHKPLLKATRETSLLFSRVIGACGITCSILKSHYIEKNVSGDSRSMRSDSLGYYFQGLTLSLQSLRAALRFAFFSSTEDLTMKPLAVIDLIEYYVQLAYAWHRKNSKVLLLLVQPLMITFTNGHTPYEVDMMTLKKLLPQIQEVVAQNVSSDNVGLQVSQDRNITHSIPEDERWQIIGACLWQHISRLMKHKLNLLSYKLDDGCFSGIPDRKHFSRLPSFENLQSDSNSVNELIELVSLSLLKLLKPTLAHVASYYVKQLASLLQHKMDYGLHVRTLVWLEESNQSQTRALNQHLNQDIVKLDTIDERHESDMLWVTCADPKMISESFAEEKINWSHSLDRKPSKEWSNICRGITTVDETEEIPNHEVSLNSSSASTEAGSPAKSIFRGGHSFLGAWQKDTTLTKEVTHFLNPKEIYKRNGELLEALCLNSIDQGQAALASNRKVRP
- the LOC117617618 gene encoding uncharacterized protein LOC117617618 isoform X1; this encodes MPDVDLPSAVDPTHHLPLQFLPSDPTPPAPTRSDPPGCTLDWLPDFLDLSWVAYGASSLLVISHFPSPLSDAETVIGPIFRQIFELSGDPSSAVEAVSWSPSTPSIGELAAAAENCVWVFSHDSARSKGSFCWSQNAVLVQSTKVEAMRWTGSGDGIIAGGIDVVLWKRNGRSWEIAWKFKADMPQSMVSATWSVEGPFATAAYQTEGLLTNKASKCVLVCQRVGKSGFLTSELHHPHLISMIQWRPLTGSLNRDAKHPPRQVLLTCSADGTARLWCEVDDGRGRKVGKDINDHKTMRCSFSVAAVIEINQALNGILGTDIYLMWATEIGGVHKTSEGAKQIFFGKGYEQDQPGNCEWLIGSGPGMLVNFWAIHCLDDVSPIRFPRVTLWKTQKLQGLKGGLSNYKDGIPLNKVVISRNCLSGPPTLCSFVQLLPCNSLVWSQLYTQTSNNAEDISLNNSGTGNILSCSAGGLLNLDGHAGRILQVAVHPYSCEVELAVSLDSCGLLLFWFFSTISNCILGRPTLIPTWELCGKLVTQGSCSKYTSLRWAPSIVNEAVVLLMGHAGGVDCFVVKFHHNEEESIECHYLCTIPFTGHGPYENGPTSIFSIPLPSTCHKTLKSNKFMLLGVWMNGFQALSWEITLHSFDLSRSYCECQFDAGSAPEGSMWRFETTFANERYCLNVKPCSSKIPDPHTHDDVSSFAVVCPGRLIRIEKSLASTIDRCCPPYILATGCSDGSLKLWRSNMDKPSTPQIPWELVGMLVAHQGPISSICLSDCGRKIATICKELPSNTISNLRIWDPVLLADAGTFMLEDTLSFGQDLVALNWLYCGNGQLLLGACTQNQLQVYSQQRCGGQTLLNSGKLLKKDIWVCIASTRTFPPIYDFFWGPRATAIFVHNSYFCVNSQWLFPINKKHLANVDPNCPDYLGRMEEDIDSTVFIDCGLDQFKKILLGDSRRDCKSGIPLEIDLKKDYLSSSLFLARAQLKCGSATKLGLWNMHEVIEKLNGSLPVYHPEALFMNIYSGNWKRAYIALRHLNEFLSSNSSPERKYSPAKCSICVPQIPLSSFFDARISVYSNDRGFQWSGDASLVTSSSQFQRNLDQFTYSLDSYASSNQLNSSSTKTELSDFVEPFEKLYKSAAISDMEKIQILSIIDLLIEMTNSHSGSAYESLDEPGRRFWVALRFQQLHSFRKHGRLASVEELVVDSKLIGWAYHSDCQENLFGSFLPNDPSWQEMRNLGIGFWFTNTAQLRSRMEKLARLQYLKRKDPKDCALLYIALNRIQVLSGLFKISKDEKDKPLVGFLSRNFQEEKNKAAALKNAYVLMGRHQLELAIAFFLLGGDTSSAVNICAKNLGDEQLALVICRLVEGRGGPLERHLITKFMLPFAIEKDDYWLASLLEWELGNYSLSLIHMLGFQINSATEKHILSSNGVAFSDPNVGLYCLMLATNNCMKNAVGERNIAILGRWAILTTATALNRCGLPLEALEYLSSLPTIRGDTDERGMSDLGHSENLHAILNPSPINSFNWLSSYVAFDLEFQGKLDLTLQYLSKLVREHPSWVDIAFGSSEASTCVKGYENHEYVKVLESFQQKLYTAVHLLEQKFSVVPFHLISLILILLQDHGLWFVGFDILHGYTSQHQELDKTQTVDRFLSYALMHKPLLKATRETSLLFSRVIGACGITCSILKSHYIEKNVSGDSRSMRSDSLGYYFQGLTLSLQSLRAALRFAFFSSTEDLTMKPLAVIDLIEYYVQLAYAWHRKNSKVLLLLVQPLMITFTNGHTPYEVDMMTLKKLLPQIQEVVAQNVSSDNVGLQVSQDRNITHSIPEDERWQIIGACLWQHISRLMKHKLNLLSYKLDDGCFSGIPDRKHFSRLPSFENLQSDSNSVNELIELVSLSLLKLLKPTLAHVASYYVKQLASLLQHKMDYGLHVRTLVWLEESNQSQTRALNQHLNQDIVKLDTIDERHESDMLWVTCADPKMISESFAEEKINWSHSLDRKPSKEWSNICRGITTVDETEEIPNHEVSLNSSSASTEAGSPAKSIFRGGHSFLGAWQKDTTLTKEVTHFLNPKEIYKRNGELLEALCLNSIDQGQAALASNRKGILFFNWKDDVSFGDHSDYIWSEADWPLNGWAGSESTPAPTCVSPGVGLGSKKGAHLGLGGATVGVGSLTRPGRDLTGGGAFGIPGYAGIGASGLGWETQEDFEELVDPPATVENANTRAFSSHPSRPFFLVGSSNTHIYLWEFGKDKTTATYGVLPAANVPPPYALASISALQFDHCGHRFATAALDGTICTWQLEVGGRSNIGPTESSLCFNSHASDVAYVTSSGSIIAVAGFSSNNVNVVIWDTLAPPTTSRASILCHEGGARSLSVFDNDIGSGSISPLIVTGGKGGDVGLHDFRYIATGRSKRHRHSDKGEQVMKTSSNIDVHPGNGTKLGEQNQNGMLWYIPKAHSGSVTKISIIPNTSLFLTGSKDGDVKLWDAKRAKLVYHWPKLHERHTFLQPSTRGFGGVVQAAVTDIKVVSHGFLSCGGDGTVKLVQLKDHQHQT